Sequence from the Streptomyces sp. R33 genome:
AGCGATCGCGCGACACCAACCCTGTCCGCTTGCAATCCCGTTGACCTGCCCGACGGCAGTACGTACCGCACCACATTACCCATGGAAAGTGAGAGCCGGCGTGAGTGAGCAGTCTCTCCTGATGCCTGCGGCACCATAGGGAGCGGTCTATCCCAGTACCGAGGCAGGAGACACCGGTTACAGCAAGGTTGCGGGACCGTCACCGTCAGCGGCAGCCATAACTCGATCTACGTGGAGTCCGCCGACATCCTGACGGTCCGCGGGGACGTCAATGGGGTGGCAGTGAAGACCGTCAGTACCCTCAGAGTCGAAGGCCTCATTAATACTGCAATCACAGTTATGGGGTGTGTCCGCGTGGGACTGTAAAGAGAACGGCCCTGTCTCACATTCGGTGGTGACGCAGAGTGGTGTAGGTCGTTGATGTGAGCGTGGAGAATCTCAACGAGCTGGTGGCGACGGTGTTTTCGGGGATATCCCCGCTGGTCATCGAGGATGTGGTCGACGAGGGTGAGCGCGTGGTCGTGAGGGCACGGACTCCGGGATCGACCGCGGTCTGCCCGGTGTGCGGGGTGTTGTCGGTGCGGGTGCACGGCTATCACTGGCGGACGGTCGCCGACCTGCCGATCGACGGCCGGCGGGTCGTGGTCCGTGTCCGGGTTCGGCGTCTGGTGTGTCCTACCCGCGGTTGCCGCCACACTTTTCGCGAGCAGCTGCCTGGGGTGCTGGAGCGATACCAGCGGCGCACAACCCGCCTGACCAGGCAGATCAAGGCTGTGGTCAAGGAGTTAGCGGGCCGTGCGGGATCGCGTCTGCTGGCGGTACTCGCGATGGGCCTGTCGCGTCACACGGCCCTGCGCACCCTGCTGCGCATTGCGCTGCCCACCGGGCGGGTGCCCCGCGTGATCGGTGTCGACGATTTCGCTCTGCGCCGGCGGCACCGATACGCCACCGTGGTGATCGACGCGGAAACGCATGAGCGGATTGACGTGCTGCCCGACCGCACGGCCGACACGCTGGAAACGTGGCTGCGCGAGAATCCGGGCGTCGAGGTCGTGTGCCGTGACGGTTCAGCGACCTACGCGGAGGCCATCCGCCGTGCCCTGCCCGACGCAGTGCAGGTCGCCGACCGGTGGCACTTGTGGCACAACCTCTGCGAAACCGCCCTGAGTGAGGTCAAGGCACACAGCGCCTGCTGGGCCGCCGTGCTGGACACTCCAATTTACGAAGGACCACGAGCCGAGACTACGCTCGAGCGTTGGCACCAGGTCCACGGCCTCCTCCAGCAGCGTGTGAGCCTGCTGGAATGCGCCCGTCGACTGCAACTGTCCCTGAACACTGTCAAACGTTATGCCCGCGCCGACCGACCCGAGCGCATGCTCCGCGTCCCCAAGTACCGGGCCAGTCTCGTCGATCCCTATCGCGAGCACCTGCGCAGACGCCGAGCTGATGACCCTGCTGTTCCCGTCCAGCACCTCTTCGAGGAGATCAAGGCCCTCGGGTTCACGGGCTGCCTCAACCTCCTGCACAAGTACATCAACCAAGGCCGCGCGGACGCCGACCGCAGCCACATCTCCCCGCGCAGGCTGGCCCGGATGCTCCTGACCAGGCCCGAGAACCTCAAGACCGGACATCGCGATCTCCTCGATCAGCTGACCGCCGCCTGCCCCGAGATGACCGACCTGGCCACCGCCGTCCGGACTTTCGCCCAGCTCCTGAAGCCTCGGCCCGAGAACGTCGACGCGCTCGATCACTGGATCACCCAGGTCCGCGCAGCGGACCTGCCACACCTGCACGCCTTCACCCGCGGCCTCGAGCGAGACCACGACGCCGTGATCGCCGCGGTCACACTTCCGTACAGCAACGGCCCCGCCGAAGGCGTCAACACCAAGACCAAGCGGATCTCACGCCAGATGCACGGACGCGCAGGCTTCAACCTCCTCCGTCACC
This genomic interval carries:
- a CDS encoding DUF3060 domain-containing protein — its product is MGSGLSQYRGRRHRLQQGCGTVTVSGSHNSIYVESADILTVRGDVNGVAVKTVSTLRVEGLINTAITVMGCVRVGL
- a CDS encoding ISL3 family transposase, translating into MSVENLNELVATVFSGISPLVIEDVVDEGERVVVRARTPGSTAVCPVCGVLSVRVHGYHWRTVADLPIDGRRVVVRVRVRRLVCPTRGCRHTFREQLPGVLERYQRRTTRLTRQIKAVVKELAGRAGSRLLAVLAMGLSRHTALRTLLRIALPTGRVPRVIGVDDFALRRRHRYATVVIDAETHERIDVLPDRTADTLETWLRENPGVEVVCRDGSATYAEAIRRALPDAVQVADRWHLWHNLCETALSEVKAHSACWAAVLDTPIYEGPRAETTLERWHQVHGLLQQRVSLLECARRLQLSLNTVKRYARADRPERMLRVPKYRASLVDPYREHLRRRRADDPAVPVQHLFEEIKALGFTGCLNLLHKYINQGRADADRSHISPRRLARMLLTRPENLKTGHRDLLDQLTAACPEMTDLATAVRTFAQLLKPRPENVDALDHWITQVRAADLPHLHAFTRGLERDHDAVIAAVTLPYSNGPAEGVNTKTKRISRQMHGRAGFNLLRHRILLG